One Pseudomonas fluorescens genomic region harbors:
- a CDS encoding YihY/virulence factor BrkB family protein: MIFPDMKGLPLHRVMVRTVTEFVDDEMSTYASALAYQMLFSLFPFILFLIALIGFLHLPDFFSWLRLQSELVLPPQALEQVNPVIDQLQQSKGGLLSIGIVIALYTASAGVRLMMSAMNAAYDVVEGRPIWKRFPLSIVYTVGIAGMLLIAAALMVLGPQVMGWIAGQVGLEEAIVTIWTIARWPVIVILMMVAVALIYYVMPDVKQDFRFITPGSVLAVVVWILASLGFAFYVKTFANYNAMYGSIGAIIVLLLYFYISAAVLLLGAEMNAVIEHMSSEGKDPGEKAPGELGEQPKQHVSGLGRDHSLKPDTDEARP; this comes from the coding sequence ATGATATTTCCGGACATGAAAGGTCTGCCCCTGCACCGAGTGATGGTGCGAACGGTCACTGAATTCGTCGATGACGAAATGTCGACCTACGCCTCGGCACTGGCCTACCAGATGCTGTTCTCGCTGTTCCCGTTCATCCTGTTCCTGATCGCGCTGATTGGTTTCCTGCATCTGCCCGACTTCTTCTCCTGGCTGCGATTGCAATCCGAACTGGTTTTGCCGCCGCAAGCGCTGGAGCAGGTCAATCCGGTGATCGACCAGTTGCAGCAGTCCAAGGGTGGTCTGCTTTCCATCGGTATCGTCATCGCACTGTACACCGCGTCCGCGGGCGTCCGCCTGATGATGAGCGCGATGAACGCCGCCTACGACGTCGTCGAGGGCCGACCGATCTGGAAGCGTTTCCCCTTGTCGATCGTCTACACCGTCGGCATCGCCGGCATGCTCCTGATCGCCGCCGCGCTGATGGTCCTCGGGCCACAGGTGATGGGCTGGATTGCCGGGCAGGTCGGGCTGGAAGAAGCCATCGTCACCATCTGGACCATCGCGCGCTGGCCGGTCATCGTGATTCTGATGATGGTCGCCGTGGCGCTGATCTATTACGTGATGCCCGACGTCAAACAGGACTTCCGTTTCATCACTCCAGGTTCAGTGCTCGCGGTGGTGGTGTGGATCCTTGCCTCGTTGGGTTTTGCCTTTTACGTCAAAACCTTCGCCAACTACAACGCGATGTATGGCAGCATCGGGGCGATCATCGTGCTGCTGCTGTATTTCTATATTTCTGCGGCGGTGCTGCTGCTCGGCGCGGAAATGAATGCGGTGATCGAGCACATGTCCAGCGAGGGCAAAGACCCGGGCGAGAAAGCCCCCGGTGAACTCGGTGAGCAACCCAAACAACACGTCTCGGGCCTGGGCCGCGATCATTCGCTCAAGCCGGACACTGACGAAGCCCGACCATGA
- a CDS encoding CsbD family protein, translated as MSSTGDKVKGMANEAVGNVKQGVGKATDNDKLHAEGKVQEKKGEAQQAVGDAKDAVKKGVDKA; from the coding sequence ATGAGTAGCACAGGCGATAAAGTAAAAGGCATGGCCAACGAAGCCGTCGGTAACGTCAAGCAAGGCGTCGGCAAAGCTACTGACAATGACAAGCTCCATGCCGAAGGCAAAGTCCAAGAGAAGAAAGGCGAGGCCCAGCAAGCGGTCGGTGACGCCAAGGACGCCGTGAAAAAAGGTGTCGACAAGGCTTGA
- the fadD1 gene encoding long-chain-fatty-acid--CoA ligase FadD1 has protein sequence MIEDFWKDKYPAGIAAEINPDEYPNIQAVLKQSCQRFANKPAFSNLGKTITYGELYELSGAFAAYLQQHTDLQPGDRIAVQLPNVLQYPVAVFGAIRAGLIVVNTNPLYTAREMEHQFNDSGAKALVCLANMAHLAEAVVPKTGVKHVIVTEVADLLPPIKRLLINSVIKYVKKMVPAYHLPKAIKFNDVLSKGHGQPVAEANPDSGDVAVLQYTGGTTGVAKGAMLTHRNLVANMLQCKALMGSNLNEGCEILITPLPLYHIYAFTFHCMAMMLIGNHNILISNPRDLPAMVKELSKWKFSGFVGLNTLFVALCNNEGFRKLDFSALKVTLSGGMALQLAAAERWKAVTGCAICEGYGMTETSPVATVNPIQHIQIGTIGIPVPSTLCKVIDDAGVEQPLGEIGELCVKGPQVMKGYWQRQEATDEMLDSDGWLKTGDIALIQPDGYMRIVDRKKDMILVSGFNVYPNELEDVLATLPGVLQCAAIGVPDEKSGEAIKIFIVAKPGVTLTKDQVMDHMRANVTGYKVPRSVEFRDALPTTNVGKILRRELRDEELKKLKAKSAA, from the coding sequence ATGATCGAAGACTTTTGGAAGGATAAATACCCGGCTGGAATTGCTGCCGAGATCAATCCAGACGAGTATCCGAACATTCAGGCAGTGTTGAAGCAATCCTGCCAACGCTTCGCCAACAAACCGGCTTTCAGCAACCTGGGCAAGACGATCACTTATGGTGAACTGTACGAGCTGTCCGGTGCATTTGCTGCCTACCTGCAACAGCATACCGACTTGCAGCCCGGTGATCGAATCGCCGTGCAACTGCCCAATGTTCTGCAATACCCGGTCGCGGTCTTCGGTGCCATTCGTGCCGGGCTGATCGTGGTCAACACCAACCCGCTGTACACCGCGCGGGAAATGGAACACCAGTTCAACGATTCCGGCGCCAAGGCCCTTGTTTGCCTGGCGAACATGGCGCATCTGGCCGAAGCCGTGGTGCCGAAAACCGGCGTCAAACACGTCATCGTCACCGAAGTCGCCGATCTGTTGCCGCCGATCAAGCGTCTGTTGATCAACAGCGTCATTAAATACGTGAAGAAGATGGTGCCGGCGTATCACTTGCCCAAAGCCATCAAGTTCAACGACGTGCTGAGCAAGGGCCACGGCCAGCCTGTGGCCGAAGCCAATCCGGACAGCGGCGATGTCGCGGTGCTGCAATACACCGGCGGCACCACGGGCGTAGCCAAAGGCGCGATGCTGACTCACCGCAACCTCGTCGCCAACATGCTGCAGTGCAAGGCGTTGATGGGCTCGAACCTCAACGAAGGCTGCGAGATTCTGATCACTCCGCTGCCGCTGTACCACATCTATGCGTTCACCTTTCATTGCATGGCAATGATGCTGATCGGCAACCACAACATCCTGATCAGCAACCCGCGCGACCTGCCGGCGATGGTCAAGGAACTGTCGAAGTGGAAATTCAGCGGTTTCGTCGGGCTGAACACGCTGTTCGTGGCCCTGTGCAACAACGAAGGTTTCCGCAAACTGGATTTCTCCGCACTGAAAGTCACTCTTTCTGGCGGCATGGCCCTGCAACTGGCGGCCGCTGAGCGCTGGAAAGCCGTGACCGGTTGCGCCATCTGCGAAGGCTACGGCATGACCGAAACCAGCCCGGTCGCCACGGTCAACCCGATCCAGCACATCCAGATCGGTACCATCGGCATTCCGGTGCCGTCGACCCTGTGCAAAGTCATAGACGATGCCGGTGTCGAGCAGCCGTTGGGCGAAATCGGCGAGCTGTGCGTCAAGGGCCCGCAAGTGATGAAGGGCTACTGGCAGCGTCAGGAAGCCACCGATGAAATGCTCGACAGCGACGGCTGGCTGAAGACCGGTGACATCGCGCTGATCCAGCCGGACGGCTACATGCGCATCGTCGACCGCAAGAAGGACATGATTCTGGTCTCCGGTTTCAACGTCTATCCGAACGAACTGGAAGACGTGCTGGCGACCCTGCCGGGCGTGTTGCAGTGCGCGGCGATCGGCGTGCCGGACGAGAAGTCGGGTGAGGCGATCAAGATCTTCATCGTTGCCAAACCGGGTGTGACCCTGACTAAAGATCAGGTCATGGACCATATGCGCGCCAACGTCACTGGCTACAAGGTGCCGCGTTCGGTGGAATTCCGCGACGCGCTGCCGACCACCAACGTCGGCAAGATCCTGCGCCGCGAATTGCGTGACGAAGAGCTGAAGAAGCTCAAGGCCAAGAGCGCCGCGTAA
- the fadD2 gene encoding long-chain-fatty-acid--CoA ligase FadD2 — protein MQPDFWNDKRPAGVPLDIDMGEFKSVIEVFERSCKKFADRPAFSSMGITLTYAELERQSAAFAGYLQAHTDLVPGDRIAVQMPNVLHYPIAVFGALRAGLIVVNTNPLYTPREMRHQFKDSGARALVYLNLFGQKVQEVLADTDIQYLIEAKMGDLMPFAKGWLVNTIVSKVKKLVPEYSLPQAVSFKSALRMGRGLGIKPLSVGLDDIAVLQYTGGTTGLAKGAMLTHGNLVANMQQVRACLAQLGPDGQPLLREGQEVMIAPLPLYHIYAFTANCMCMMVSGNHNVLISNPRDIAGFIKELKNWRFSALLGLNTLFVALMDHPDFKTLDFSSLKLTNSGGTALVKATAERWEQMTGCRITEGYGLTETSPVACTNPYGDQSRLGTVGLPVPGTLVKVINDDGVEQPMGERGELCIKGPQIMKGYWNKPDATAEVLDAEGWFKSGDIAVIDPDGFVRIVDRKKDMIIVSGFNVYPNEIEDVVMAHPKVANCAVIGVPDERSGEAVKLFVVARETGVSLEELKAYCKENFTAYKVPKHIVLRESLPMTPVGKILRRELRDIA, from the coding sequence ATGCAACCTGATTTCTGGAACGACAAACGCCCGGCCGGCGTACCGCTGGACATCGACATGGGTGAGTTCAAGTCGGTGATCGAGGTGTTCGAGCGTTCCTGCAAAAAATTTGCGGATCGTCCGGCGTTCAGCAGCATGGGCATCACCCTTACTTACGCCGAGCTCGAACGCCAGAGCGCGGCGTTCGCCGGTTATCTGCAGGCACATACCGATCTGGTGCCGGGGGACCGGATTGCGGTGCAGATGCCCAACGTTCTGCATTATCCGATTGCCGTGTTCGGCGCTTTGCGCGCCGGGCTGATCGTGGTCAACACCAATCCGTTGTACACGCCGCGGGAGATGCGCCATCAGTTCAAGGATTCCGGGGCACGCGCGCTGGTCTACTTGAATCTGTTCGGGCAGAAAGTCCAGGAAGTGCTGGCCGACACCGACATTCAATATTTGATCGAAGCAAAAATGGGCGACCTGATGCCCTTTGCCAAGGGCTGGCTGGTCAATACCATCGTTAGCAAAGTGAAGAAACTGGTGCCCGAGTATTCGCTGCCGCAAGCGGTCTCGTTCAAAAGCGCGCTGCGCATGGGCCGGGGGCTGGGTATCAAACCGCTGAGCGTCGGCCTCGACGACATCGCGGTGCTGCAATACACCGGCGGCACCACCGGTCTGGCCAAGGGTGCGATGCTGACCCACGGCAATCTGGTGGCGAACATGCAACAGGTCCGCGCCTGCCTGGCGCAGCTTGGCCCGGACGGCCAGCCATTGTTGCGCGAAGGCCAGGAAGTGATGATCGCGCCGCTGCCGCTGTACCACATCTATGCGTTCACCGCGAATTGCATGTGCATGATGGTGTCGGGCAATCACAACGTGCTGATCTCCAACCCGCGCGACATCGCCGGATTCATCAAGGAACTGAAAAACTGGCGTTTCTCGGCGCTGCTGGGTTTGAACACCTTGTTCGTCGCCTTGATGGACCATCCCGATTTCAAAACGCTGGATTTTTCCAGCCTGAAGCTGACCAACTCCGGCGGCACCGCGCTGGTCAAAGCTACCGCCGAGCGCTGGGAGCAGATGACCGGTTGCCGGATCACCGAAGGTTACGGCCTGACCGAGACCTCGCCGGTGGCTTGCACCAATCCGTATGGCGACCAGTCGCGGCTCGGTACCGTGGGCCTGCCGGTGCCGGGTACTTTGGTGAAAGTGATCAACGATGACGGCGTCGAGCAACCGATGGGTGAGCGTGGCGAGTTGTGCATCAAAGGCCCGCAGATCATGAAGGGTTACTGGAACAAGCCCGACGCCACCGCTGAGGTGCTGGATGCCGAAGGTTGGTTCAAATCCGGCGACATCGCAGTGATCGACCCGGACGGGTTCGTGCGCATCGTCGATCGCAAGAAAGACATGATCATCGTCTCCGGTTTCAACGTGTACCCGAACGAGATCGAGGACGTGGTAATGGCGCACCCGAAAGTCGCCAACTGCGCGGTAATCGGCGTGCCGGACGAGCGTTCGGGGGAGGCGGTGAAGTTGTTTGTCGTGGCGCGGGAAACCGGTGTCAGCCTCGAAGAGCTGAAGGCTTACTGCAAAGAGAATTTCACCGCATACAAAGTGCCGAAGCACATCGTGCTGCGTGAGTCTTTGCCGATGACACCTGTAGGGAAAATTCTGCGGCGCGAGTTGCGCGATATCGCCTAA
- a CDS encoding alpha/beta hydrolase, producing MIHHTLWLDASDRSRLFVNQWLPAAPLKAVVLLAHGMAEHSGRYGRLADTFCDKGYGVYAPDLRGHGRTADQGSLGHFADDDGWRKVLGDLAILNQHIGQQHPGVPIILLGHSMGSYLAQAYLLHHSASLAGAILSGSNFQPVALYRAARQIARLEKLRQGGKGRSALIEWLSFGSFNNKFKPVRTPFDWLSRDPQEVDKYAADPLCGFRCTNQLWIDLLGGLQQISKASNLAQIDSSLPLLVIGGECDPVSEGKRLTDLANALRKAGSHQLQLKIYPQARHELFNETNRAEVVADVLAWIDQVVSHPRLQRSE from the coding sequence ATGATCCACCACACCCTCTGGCTGGACGCGAGTGACCGCAGCCGCCTGTTCGTCAACCAATGGCTGCCGGCGGCGCCGTTGAAGGCGGTAGTTCTGCTGGCCCATGGCATGGCGGAACACAGTGGCCGGTATGGGCGCCTGGCCGACACGTTTTGCGACAAAGGATACGGGGTGTATGCCCCGGATTTGCGCGGACACGGCAGAACGGCCGATCAGGGCAGCCTCGGGCATTTCGCTGACGATGACGGCTGGCGCAAGGTGCTTGGCGACCTCGCGATTCTCAATCAGCACATCGGCCAGCAACATCCCGGCGTGCCGATCATCCTGCTCGGCCACAGCATGGGCAGCTACCTCGCTCAAGCCTATTTATTGCATCACAGCGCCAGTCTGGCCGGAGCGATTCTCAGTGGATCGAATTTCCAGCCGGTCGCCCTTTATCGCGCCGCGCGGCAGATCGCCCGCCTGGAAAAACTGCGCCAGGGTGGCAAAGGGCGCAGTGCATTGATCGAATGGTTGTCGTTTGGCTCTTTCAACAACAAGTTCAAGCCGGTGCGTACACCGTTTGACTGGTTAAGCCGCGATCCGCAGGAAGTCGACAAATACGCTGCCGATCCGCTGTGCGGGTTTCGCTGCACCAATCAGCTGTGGATCGACCTGCTCGGTGGCTTGCAGCAAATCAGCAAAGCGTCCAATCTCGCCCAGATCGACTCCAGCCTGCCGCTGCTGGTTATCGGCGGAGAATGTGATCCGGTGAGCGAGGGCAAGCGTCTGACTGATCTGGCCAATGCTTTACGCAAGGCCGGCAGCCACCAGCTGCAATTGAAAATCTACCCGCAGGCGCGGCACGAATTGTTCAACGAAACCAATCGCGCTGAAGTGGTCGCCGATGTGCTGGCCTGGATCGATCAGGTTGTGAGCCATCCGCGGCTTCAGCGCAGTGAATAA
- a CDS encoding MaoC family dehydratase has translation MTQVTNIPYEALEVGQTASYSKTVEERDIQLFAAMSGDHNPVHLDAEFAAASMFKERIAHGMFSGALISAAVACELPGPGTIYIGQQMSFQKPVKIGDTLTVRLEILEKLPKFRVRIATRVFNQRDELVVDGEAEILAPRKQQTVTLPTLPAISIG, from the coding sequence ATGACTCAGGTTACCAACATCCCTTACGAAGCCCTCGAAGTCGGCCAGACGGCCAGCTACAGCAAGACCGTCGAAGAGCGTGACATTCAGCTGTTTGCCGCTATGTCCGGCGACCACAACCCGGTGCACCTGGACGCCGAATTCGCCGCAGCGAGCATGTTCAAGGAGCGCATCGCTCACGGCATGTTCAGTGGTGCGCTGATCAGCGCTGCCGTTGCCTGCGAACTGCCTGGGCCGGGGACTATTTATATTGGCCAGCAGATGAGCTTTCAAAAACCGGTGAAAATCGGCGACACACTGACGGTGCGTCTGGAAATTCTCGAGAAGCTGCCGAAGTTCCGTGTGCGCATTGCCACTCGCGTGTTCAACCAGCGTGATGAATTGGTGGTGGACGGCGAGGCTGAGATCCTCGCGCCACGTAAACAGCAGACTGTGACGCTGCCAACTTTGCCGGCGATCAGTATTGGCTGA
- a CDS encoding ferritin-like domain-containing protein, whose amino-acid sequence MTDMNKEAISVLNDLIETCKDGQEGFKTCAEDIKHPELKTLFVQRSADCATAAAELQAQVRSLGGDPETSTSVAGDLHRRWVDVKSMFTGKDEEAVLNEAERGEDHALKAYREAIEKINKHNLVGIKDLVERQYHGVQRNHDQVKALRNQARANS is encoded by the coding sequence ATGACCGACATGAATAAAGAAGCCATTTCTGTACTCAACGACCTGATTGAAACCTGCAAGGACGGTCAGGAAGGGTTCAAGACTTGCGCCGAAGACATCAAGCACCCAGAGCTGAAAACCCTGTTCGTACAGCGCTCTGCTGATTGCGCAACTGCAGCCGCTGAGCTGCAAGCTCAAGTCCGTTCGCTGGGTGGCGATCCGGAAACCTCTACCAGCGTTGCCGGTGATCTGCACCGTCGCTGGGTCGACGTCAAATCGATGTTCACCGGTAAAGACGAAGAGGCTGTGCTGAATGAAGCCGAGCGCGGTGAAGACCACGCCCTGAAGGCTTATCGTGAAGCCATCGAGAAAATCAACAAGCACAACCTGGTAGGCATCAAGGATCTGGTTGAGCGTCAGTACCACGGCGTACAACGCAACCACGATCAAGTGAAAGCCCTGCGTAACCAGGCTCGCGCTAACTCGTAA